TTTGCTGATATAAAACACAAAAGAGATATAAAAATGAGCATGGAACAGACCTGGAGATGGTACGGACCGGAGGATCCGGTAAACCTTAATGATATACGGCAGGCGGGTGCCACCGGCATTGTTACAGCATTACACGAGATCCCTATTGGGGAGGTATGGCCGCTGGACAAGTTACAGGAAAGAAAACGTATGATCGAATGGAATGACGATCTACCCATTCCGCAGCGAAGGGGTTTGACATGGTTGGTGGTTGAAAGCGTACCGGTTCACGAATCCATCAAAATCGGCAAGCCTTCCCGGGACAAATATATCGAAAATTATAAACAAAGCCTCCGCAATATAGGCAAGATTGGGATAAAGACAGTTTGCTATAACTTTATGCCGGTACTGGACTGGACCCGGACTGATCTGGATTTCGAGCTGGAAGATGGTTCGAGAGCCTTACGGTTTGACGTGGATGCATTTGCAGCCTTTGATCTTTACGTTCTTAAACGACCCGGAGCTGAGGAAGAATATAGTGAAACCCGTATAGAGCGGGCACGGGAATATTACCGGAAAAGCGATCAGAAATCACTGGAAAAACTCAAGAACAATATCATTGCCGGGCTTCCGGGTGCACAACAGGGATATACCCTCGGAGAATTTCAGGACAAACTCGATGAATACAAAGATGTGGATGATAAAATGCTCAGGGAGAACCTTAGATATTTTCTTAATGAAATTGTCCCGGTGGCCATGGAAAATGATGTAAAACTGGCCATCCATCCCGATGATCCGCCCTATCCATTATTCGGTCTGCCGCGAATAGTCAGTACCGAGGGAGACCTCAAACAAATATGCAGCGTTTATGACACCATCTATAATGGATTTACTTTATGTACGGGATCTTTAGGCGTTCGCTCCGACAATAACCTGATAAAGATCATAGAAAGACTGGGGACTAAACTCAATTTTGCCCATTTGAGAAGCACCCAGCGTGAACCTTCAGGCAGCTTTTTTGAAGCAGCCCACCTGGAAGGGGATGTTGATATGTACAGCGTAATCCGTGCCATTTTGAGAGAGCAACGCCTCCGGAAGGCCATGGGAAGAAACGACCACGTCATTCCCATGCGGGCCGATCACGGACATACGATACTGGATGATCTGCACAAGAAAACGAACCCGGGATATTCTGCTATTGGATTGTTGAGAGGTATGGCCGAACTGAGAGGGCTTGAGATGGGAATAGAAAAATCAGAAGCTTTGTACAGAGAATAAACTGACAAATTTTATAAACCATCCAGTGGATTTCGATCCTTGTTGTTCTGCAGTTTTTTAAAAGCGGTAGGAGACAATCCGGTAATTTGCTTGAATTGGTTGGATAGATGGGCAATGCTGCTGTAGTTCAGTTTCCTGGCAATTT
The Bacteroidales bacterium DNA segment above includes these coding regions:
- the uxuA gene encoding mannonate dehydratase — translated: MSMEQTWRWYGPEDPVNLNDIRQAGATGIVTALHEIPIGEVWPLDKLQERKRMIEWNDDLPIPQRRGLTWLVVESVPVHESIKIGKPSRDKYIENYKQSLRNIGKIGIKTVCYNFMPVLDWTRTDLDFELEDGSRALRFDVDAFAAFDLYVLKRPGAEEEYSETRIERAREYYRKSDQKSLEKLKNNIIAGLPGAQQGYTLGEFQDKLDEYKDVDDKMLRENLRYFLNEIVPVAMENDVKLAIHPDDPPYPLFGLPRIVSTEGDLKQICSVYDTIYNGFTLCTGSLGVRSDNNLIKIIERLGTKLNFAHLRSTQREPSGSFFEAAHLEGDVDMYSVIRAILREQRLRKAMGRNDHVIPMRADHGHTILDDLHKKTNPGYSAIGLLRGMAELRGLEMGIEKSEALYRE